A genomic window from Centroberyx gerrardi isolate f3 chromosome 14, fCenGer3.hap1.cur.20231027, whole genome shotgun sequence includes:
- the fitm2 gene encoding acyl-coenzyme A diphosphatase FITM2 — protein MAAVDVIVDKFVSLWRISAVRLNFPWVFLVISFVGSILKELQLVPETYFSSSKNALNMYFVKVSWGWTLLLLTPFLLLSNSSFNRSVSFLCRRLLSLVVATAIWYVCTETFFYIEDATGSCFDTNAMDLINEEFTSKASCRRAGFHWHGYDISGHSFILAYSALFIVEETAPMAFLKTAGLSALPRVVLNLLYVALNMIVVIWVWMFACTSVYFHDPSHKLLGTLCGLLGWYLTYRVWYLKPLSPGLPPQRQPKEQKQRA, from the exons ATGGCAGCAGTGGATGTCATTGTGGACAAGTTTGTGTCACTTTGGAGGATATCGGCTGTCCGACTGAACTTCCCTTGGGTCTTCTTGGTTATTTCATTCGTGGGATCAATCCTCAAAGAGTTACAGCTCGTCCCCGAGACGTATTTCAGTAGCAGCAAAAATGCCCTGAATAT GTATTTTGTCAAAGTGTCCTGGGGCTGGACCTTGCTGCTGCTgacccccttcctcctcctctccaactCCTCCTTCAACCGGAGTGTGTCCTTCCTCTGCCGGAGGCTGCTGTCTCTGGTGGTGGCAACAGCCATCTGGTACGTGTGCACCGAGACCTTCTTCTACATAGAAGATGCCACCGGCTCGTGCTTCGACACCAACGCCATGGACCTGATCAACGAGGAGTTCACGTCCAAAGCCAGCTGCAGGAGGGCCGGCTTCCACTGGCACGGCTACGACATCTCAGGACACTCCTTCATCCTGGCCTACTCCGCCCTCTTCATCGTGGAGGAAACGGCCCCCATGGCCTTCCTGAAGACAGCCGGCCTGTCTGCGCTGCCGAGGGTCGTTCTCAACCTGCTGTACGTGGCCCTGAATATGATAGTGGTCATCTGGGTATGGATGTTTGCCTGTACCTCTGTTTACTTCCATGACCCGTCTCACAAGCTGCTGGGGACCTTGTGCGGGCTGCTGGGGTGGTACCTGACGTATCGGGTGTGGTATCTAAAGCCACTGTCACCCGGACTTCCCCCGCAGCGCCAGCCAAAAGAACAGAAACAACGCGCCTAA